A window from Luteibacter flocculans encodes these proteins:
- a CDS encoding cytochrome b, which produces MAKVFTRIGDWVNERAPSLAPMYRKHMTEYFAPKNFNLWYYFGSLALLVLVNQIITGIFLTMNYKTSAAEAFNSVEYIMRDVEWGWLIRYMHSTGASLFFVVVFLHMFRGIMYGSFKRPRELVWILGMLIFLVLMAEAFMGYVLPWGNMSFWGAKVIISLFGTIPYIGGSLVEWIMGDFLPADATLNRFFALHVIALPLVLLLLVVLHLAALHEVGSNNPDGVDVKHGPKGNKWNPEKPIDAIPFHPYYTVKDLVGVGFFLTIAAFIIFFAPTFGGWFLEHDNFTPANNLVTPSHIKPSWYFTPFYAILRMIPSFFGTAIWGVIGMFGAILLLALLPWLDKGAVRSVRYRGLGFRIALGVLVVSFLALGLVGAGVTAELIPVWFPGADVTTVENAFGRLMVLGYFGFFVFVWVYTRFGFEKTKPVPERVTMHD; this is translated from the coding sequence ATGGCTAAGGTCTTTACCCGCATCGGTGACTGGGTCAACGAGCGTGCCCCGAGCCTGGCGCCGATGTACCGGAAGCACATGACGGAGTACTTCGCGCCGAAGAACTTCAACCTCTGGTACTACTTCGGTTCGCTGGCGCTGCTGGTCCTGGTCAACCAGATCATCACCGGCATCTTCCTCACCATGAACTACAAGACGAGTGCGGCGGAAGCCTTCAACTCGGTCGAGTACATCATGCGCGACGTGGAGTGGGGCTGGCTGATCCGCTACATGCACTCCACCGGTGCGTCGCTGTTCTTCGTGGTGGTTTTCCTGCACATGTTCCGCGGGATCATGTACGGCTCGTTCAAGCGTCCGCGCGAGCTGGTCTGGATCCTCGGCATGCTGATCTTCCTCGTGCTGATGGCCGAGGCGTTCATGGGCTACGTGCTGCCGTGGGGCAACATGTCGTTCTGGGGTGCCAAGGTGATCATCTCGCTGTTCGGCACCATTCCCTACATCGGCGGTTCGCTGGTGGAGTGGATCATGGGCGACTTCCTGCCCGCCGACGCCACGCTCAACCGCTTCTTCGCGCTGCACGTGATCGCGCTGCCGCTGGTGCTGCTGCTCCTGGTGGTGCTGCATCTCGCGGCACTGCATGAAGTGGGTTCGAACAACCCCGATGGCGTCGACGTGAAGCACGGCCCGAAGGGCAACAAGTGGAACCCCGAGAAGCCCATCGATGCCATCCCGTTCCATCCGTACTACACGGTGAAGGACCTGGTGGGCGTCGGCTTCTTCCTCACGATCGCCGCGTTCATCATCTTCTTCGCGCCGACGTTCGGCGGCTGGTTCCTGGAGCACGACAACTTCACGCCGGCCAACAACCTCGTCACGCCGAGCCACATCAAACCGTCGTGGTACTTCACGCCGTTCTACGCGATTCTGCGCATGATCCCGTCGTTCTTCGGTACGGCGATCTGGGGCGTGATCGGCATGTTCGGCGCGATCCTGCTGCTGGCACTGCTGCCTTGGCTCGACAAGGGCGCCGTTCGCTCGGTCCGCTACCGCGGCCTCGGTTTCCGCATTGCCCTGGGCGTGCTCGTGGTGTCCTTCCTTGCCCTGGGCCTGGTCGGTGCGGGCGTCACCGCCGAGCTGATTCCGGTGTGGTTCCCGGGCGCTGACGTCACCACCGTGGAGAACGCCTTCGGCCGACTCATGGTGCTGGGCTACTTCGGGTTCTTCGTATTCGTATGGGTCTATACGCGCTTTGGGTTCGAGAAGACCAAGCCGGTTCCGGAACGGGTGACGATGCATGATTAA
- a CDS encoding glutathione S-transferase N-terminal domain-containing protein gives MVQNARSRSALTLYTSADDIHCHRTRLVLAAKGVAYDRIIVKADEPTPDLLELNPYGTLPTLVDRDLTLYDPAVVVEYLDERYPHPPLMPIDPLSRARLRLGTWRIENDWLPEIEAIGEGGKVAEGARKRLREQLLMSVPLFKASRFFLNPEMSLIDCLVAPVVWRLPHLGVDLGKEGKPIIDYGERLFHSQGFARSLTPEERDMRPDFNFSPG, from the coding sequence ATGGTCCAGAACGCACGTTCGCGCTCGGCTCTGACGCTGTACACCAGCGCCGACGACATCCATTGCCATCGCACACGTCTCGTACTGGCCGCCAAAGGCGTCGCCTACGACCGGATCATCGTGAAAGCCGATGAGCCGACGCCCGATCTCCTCGAACTGAATCCCTACGGCACCCTGCCGACCCTGGTCGACCGGGACCTCACGCTCTACGACCCGGCCGTGGTCGTCGAGTACCTCGACGAGCGCTATCCGCACCCGCCATTGATGCCGATCGATCCGCTATCCCGGGCGCGTCTGCGTTTGGGCACCTGGCGCATCGAAAACGACTGGCTGCCCGAGATCGAGGCCATCGGCGAGGGTGGCAAGGTCGCGGAGGGTGCCCGTAAGCGCTTGCGCGAGCAGCTGTTGATGTCGGTGCCGCTGTTCAAGGCATCGCGGTTCTTCCTCAACCCGGAAATGAGCCTCATCGACTGCCTGGTGGCGCCAGTGGTGTGGCGCTTGCCGCACTTGGGCGTGGATCTGGGCAAGGAAGGCAAGCCGATCATCGATTACGGCGAGCGCCTGTTCCATAGCCAGGGCTTCGCCCGCAGCCTCACGCCCGAAGAGCGCGATATGCGCCCGGACTTCAATTTCAGCCCGGGTTAG
- a CDS encoding lytic transglycosylase domain-containing protein, translating to MPRRVAASCVLLLALVAGPATAGSLYRCVGSTGETVFSGSTAGYRDCKRIGSTPPARPARPAAPAPSKSPVFEPVEEAPSLRGVIGSVVSAPSSAASLVGVTGGVVGNAADEVAPPSLPPVTAPKGTWDYRESSTADLTVAEAPPSPKGSRVLRGAVYRITRADGGVEYTNIPPGGSGKGQSIKMLFTYIATCAACDVHSKIDWNSVALNISSYGEAIHAASSEFGVDEALLRAVIHAESAFNPRALSVAGAQGLMQLIPGTARDMGVLDAFDANQNIRGGARYLALLLRNFNGNERLAAAAYNAGPGAVQKYNGVPPYDETQVYVERVGVLRKRYAETLKQRPSTGVPLAARGA from the coding sequence ATGCCTCGACGGGTCGCGGCGTCGTGCGTCCTGCTGCTGGCCTTGGTCGCCGGCCCCGCGACCGCGGGCTCGCTATATCGCTGCGTCGGCAGTACCGGCGAGACGGTATTTTCTGGCAGCACGGCCGGCTATCGGGACTGCAAACGCATTGGCAGCACGCCGCCGGCTCGTCCGGCACGTCCCGCTGCGCCCGCGCCGTCGAAAAGTCCCGTGTTCGAGCCGGTCGAGGAAGCGCCGTCGCTGCGGGGTGTGATCGGGTCCGTGGTATCCGCGCCGTCGTCCGCCGCCTCGTTGGTCGGTGTCACCGGCGGGGTAGTGGGCAACGCTGCCGATGAAGTCGCGCCTCCCTCATTGCCCCCCGTCACCGCGCCCAAGGGCACGTGGGATTACCGGGAGTCGTCCACGGCCGACCTCACTGTGGCCGAGGCGCCGCCGTCGCCCAAGGGATCACGTGTGCTGCGCGGCGCCGTCTACCGGATCACCCGGGCGGATGGCGGTGTGGAATACACCAACATCCCGCCAGGCGGCAGTGGGAAGGGGCAGAGCATCAAGATGCTCTTTACTTATATAGCGACCTGCGCTGCCTGCGACGTCCATTCGAAGATCGACTGGAACAGCGTGGCACTCAATATCTCGTCGTACGGCGAGGCCATTCATGCCGCCAGCAGCGAGTTCGGCGTCGACGAGGCGCTGCTGCGTGCCGTGATCCATGCCGAGAGCGCGTTCAATCCGCGCGCCTTGTCGGTTGCCGGGGCGCAGGGCCTGATGCAGTTGATTCCCGGCACGGCCCGGGACATGGGCGTGCTCGATGCCTTCGACGCCAACCAGAACATTCGCGGCGGCGCGCGCTACCTCGCGCTCTTGCTGCGGAACTTCAACGGAAACGAGCGCCTGGCAGCGGCCGCGTACAACGCCGGTCCGGGCGCGGTGCAGAAGTACAACGGCGTGCCGCCGTACGACGAAACGCAGGTCTACGTCGAGCGAGTGGGCGTGCTGCGCAAGCGTTACGCCGAGACCTTGAAACAACGGCCGAGCACCGGCGTGCCGCTGGCCGCCCGCGGGGCCTGA
- a CDS encoding cytochrome c1, giving the protein MIKRSISAIALALGLAVATLPALASEGEGLASAGTNVSDRASLQRGAKLFFNYCVGCHSLKYVRYSRLASDLGLSEEEVMTNFNFTGAKFGEPVISHMPAEDAKAWFGKDPPDLSLEARAKGVDFIYNYLNSFYLDPSRPVGWNNTVFPNASMPNPLWELQGLQTAVHGEAAPGQEAAVEKLEISTPGRMTPEEFHSATRDLTTFLEYTAEPAALERQSVGVWVILFLAGLTFLLYLLKHEYWKDVHESH; this is encoded by the coding sequence ATGATTAAGCGCTCTATCTCCGCCATCGCCCTGGCGCTGGGCCTCGCGGTCGCCACGCTTCCCGCCCTGGCCTCCGAAGGTGAGGGGCTCGCGTCGGCCGGCACCAACGTGTCGGATCGCGCGTCCCTGCAGCGCGGCGCCAAGTTGTTCTTCAACTACTGCGTGGGTTGCCACTCGCTGAAGTACGTGCGCTATTCGCGCCTCGCTTCCGACCTCGGCCTGTCCGAGGAAGAGGTGATGACGAACTTCAACTTCACGGGAGCGAAGTTCGGCGAGCCGGTGATCTCGCACATGCCGGCCGAGGACGCCAAGGCCTGGTTCGGCAAGGATCCGCCGGATCTCTCGCTGGAAGCGCGCGCCAAGGGCGTGGACTTCATCTACAACTATCTGAACTCGTTCTACCTCGACCCGAGCCGGCCGGTAGGCTGGAACAACACCGTGTTCCCGAATGCGTCCATGCCCAATCCCCTGTGGGAGTTGCAGGGCCTGCAGACGGCGGTGCACGGCGAGGCGGCGCCGGGGCAGGAAGCGGCGGTGGAAAAGCTGGAAATCTCCACGCCGGGTCGCATGACGCCGGAGGAATTCCACAGCGCCACACGCGACCTCACCACCTTCCTCGAATACACCGCAGAGCCCGCTGCGCTCGAGCGGCAGTCGGTGGGCGTCTGGGTCATCCTGTTCCTGGCTGGCCTGACCTTCCTCCTGTACCTTCTGAAACATGAGTACTGGAAGGACGTTCACGAAAGTCACTGA
- a CDS encoding S1C family serine protease, with protein MKHAARTLAFVARFVVLGLAVAFVIGLFWPGSGAFLRQRLAPASAGGQVTAPANAPGSAPASYADAVAKAAPSVVNIYANKLVTEQPRELYSDPVLQRIFSVPTGPARTRRQQNLGSGVIVSDDGYVLTNNHVIANADDIQLLLYDGRVAKARVVGSDDETDLAVLKVDAGNLPAIHMTDAESRPRVGDVVLAIGNPFGIGQTVTMGIVSAIGRQLNLSSLENFIQTDAAINFGNSGGALVNAHGELVGINTSLIGQAVGAEGIGFAIPVQSARDVLDQIVQTGHVVRGWIGADYGAVPVSADSGLPSAARGVVVNEVSPGGPAALAGIQQRDVLLRIGDEDILDPSDLRRHEASLKPGVPVKISGLRYGAPFSATVTPAQRPPSAPMQALRQP; from the coding sequence ATGAAACACGCCGCCCGCACGCTCGCCTTCGTCGCCCGCTTTGTCGTGCTCGGCCTCGCCGTCGCCTTCGTGATCGGCCTGTTCTGGCCGGGCAGCGGTGCCTTCCTTCGCCAGCGTCTCGCGCCCGCCTCCGCAGGCGGTCAGGTGACCGCACCCGCGAACGCGCCCGGCTCAGCCCCGGCCTCCTATGCCGACGCCGTGGCCAAGGCCGCGCCGTCGGTGGTCAACATCTATGCGAACAAGCTGGTCACCGAGCAGCCGCGCGAGCTCTATTCGGACCCGGTGCTCCAGCGCATCTTCAGCGTACCCACCGGCCCGGCGCGAACACGTCGCCAGCAGAACCTCGGCTCCGGCGTGATCGTCAGCGACGATGGCTACGTACTGACCAACAACCACGTAATCGCCAACGCGGACGACATCCAGTTGCTGCTGTACGACGGCCGGGTCGCCAAGGCGCGCGTGGTGGGTTCGGACGACGAGACCGACCTCGCGGTGCTCAAGGTGGATGCAGGCAACCTCCCTGCCATCCACATGACCGATGCGGAAAGCCGTCCCCGCGTGGGCGACGTGGTCCTGGCGATCGGCAATCCCTTCGGCATCGGGCAGACCGTGACGATGGGCATCGTCAGCGCCATCGGGCGGCAGCTCAACCTGTCGAGCCTCGAGAATTTCATCCAGACCGACGCCGCGATCAACTTCGGCAACTCGGGCGGTGCGCTGGTCAACGCCCATGGCGAACTGGTCGGCATCAACACCTCACTGATCGGACAGGCCGTGGGCGCGGAAGGCATCGGCTTTGCCATTCCGGTGCAGAGCGCCCGCGATGTGCTCGACCAGATCGTGCAGACCGGCCACGTGGTGCGCGGTTGGATTGGCGCGGACTACGGCGCCGTGCCGGTGTCGGCCGATAGCGGCCTGCCTTCCGCGGCCCGCGGTGTCGTCGTGAACGAGGTCTCTCCGGGTGGTCCTGCCGCGCTCGCAGGCATCCAGCAGCGCGACGTGCTGCTGCGCATCGGCGACGAAGACATTCTCGATCCCTCGGACCTTCGTCGGCACGAAGCGTCGTTGAAGCCGGGGGTCCCCGTGAAGATCTCCGGTCTTCGCTACGGCGCGCCTTTCAGCGCGACCGTCACCCCTGCGCAAAGGCCGCCGAGCGCACCGATGCAGGCACTGCGGCAGCCGTAA
- the petA gene encoding ubiquinol-cytochrome c reductase iron-sulfur subunit: MANEVVDHGRRRFLTVTTAVVGGAGVVAAVVPFIKSWEPSARAKAAGAPVTVDISAIEAGQKVTFAWRSLPVFVVNRTKDQLAQLKGLEPRLLDPQSSDAAQQPKYATNETRSIKPEWLVVIGLCTHLGCVPDFVPDIKPEPFDANWKGGFYCPCHKSRYDLSGRVFSGVPAPKNLPVPPYHFVDDTHIQIGVDPKEAG; the protein is encoded by the coding sequence ATGGCGAACGAAGTCGTCGATCACGGGCGCCGTCGCTTCCTAACCGTTACGACAGCAGTTGTCGGCGGTGCGGGAGTGGTCGCGGCGGTCGTGCCCTTCATCAAGTCGTGGGAACCGAGCGCAAGGGCAAAGGCAGCAGGAGCGCCTGTCACGGTCGATATCAGTGCCATCGAGGCCGGCCAGAAGGTCACCTTCGCGTGGCGCAGCCTTCCGGTCTTCGTCGTCAACCGCACCAAGGACCAGCTGGCCCAGTTGAAGGGCCTCGAGCCCCGTTTGCTGGACCCGCAGTCGTCCGACGCGGCACAGCAGCCGAAGTACGCCACCAACGAGACCCGCTCGATCAAGCCCGAATGGCTGGTCGTCATCGGTCTGTGCACCCATCTGGGCTGCGTGCCCGACTTCGTGCCGGACATCAAGCCCGAGCCGTTCGACGCCAACTGGAAGGGTGGTTTCTACTGCCCCTGCCATAAGTCACGGTACGACCTCTCCGGCCGTGTCTTCAGCGGCGTGCCCGCACCGAAGAACCTGCCCGTGCCGCCGTACCACTTCGTCGACGACACGCACATTCAGATCGGCGTGGATCCGAAGGAGGCAGGCTGA
- a CDS encoding ClpXP protease specificity-enhancing factor, giving the protein MTSNRPYLLRAIYDWISDNGLTPYVLVDAAKPGVKVPAHVVKNGQVVLNLAMRAVGNLDLGNDRIAFQARFSGVSQSIVIPVQAVLALYAQENGQGMMFPADENDALPSNGPEAADEANEANETPPNVGGDDDRPKRGAPHLRVVK; this is encoded by the coding sequence ATGACTTCGAATCGCCCCTACCTGCTGCGCGCCATCTACGACTGGATCAGCGACAACGGCCTGACGCCGTACGTGCTGGTGGACGCCGCCAAGCCGGGCGTCAAGGTGCCGGCTCATGTCGTGAAGAACGGTCAGGTGGTGCTCAACCTGGCGATGCGCGCAGTGGGCAATCTCGACCTCGGCAACGACCGGATTGCTTTCCAGGCGCGCTTCTCGGGCGTCAGCCAGTCCATCGTCATCCCGGTGCAGGCCGTGCTGGCGCTCTACGCGCAGGAAAACGGCCAGGGCATGATGTTCCCGGCCGACGAGAACGATGCGCTGCCGTCCAATGGGCCCGAAGCGGCCGACGAGGCCAATGAAGCCAACGAGACGCCGCCGAACGTGGGTGGCGACGACGATCGGCCGAAGCGCGGTGCTCCGCATCTGCGCGTGGTGAAGTAA
- the nadC gene encoding carboxylating nicotinate-nucleotide diphosphorylase, translating to MSPADLRDLASALPSAEAIQSDVSRAFAEDIGPGDATADLLDPQATATAVLTCRENAVLCGTAWFDACFRTLDADVRIEWLAHDGDRVAAGSAICRMAGKARALVTAERSALNFLQMLSATATVTARYVDAIAGTRTRVLDTRKTIPGLRLAQKYAVRCGGGTNHRIGLFDAMMLKENHIIAAGGIPAAVRAARTIHPNLPLIVEVETLDELAQAIAAGADRALLDNFTPAMLTDAVALAAGRIPLEVSGNVELDTIRAIAETGVDFISSGALTKHVRAIDLSLRLDVAA from the coding sequence ATGAGTCCTGCCGATTTGCGCGACCTGGCCAGCGCATTGCCGTCGGCCGAAGCGATTCAGTCCGATGTGTCACGTGCGTTCGCTGAGGACATCGGTCCTGGCGATGCCACAGCCGACCTGCTCGATCCGCAGGCCACCGCTACCGCGGTACTCACCTGCCGCGAGAACGCCGTGCTGTGTGGCACCGCCTGGTTCGACGCCTGCTTCCGCACGCTCGATGCCGATGTACGCATCGAGTGGCTCGCGCATGACGGCGATCGCGTTGCCGCTGGCAGCGCCATCTGTCGCATGGCCGGCAAGGCACGGGCTCTGGTGACGGCCGAACGGTCGGCACTGAATTTCCTGCAGATGCTCTCGGCCACCGCAACCGTCACGGCGCGCTACGTGGATGCCATTGCCGGTACGCGCACCCGCGTGCTCGATACGCGCAAGACGATTCCTGGCCTGCGCCTGGCTCAGAAATACGCCGTGCGATGCGGTGGCGGCACGAATCACCGCATCGGCTTGTTCGACGCGATGATGCTCAAGGAAAACCACATCATCGCCGCGGGCGGCATCCCCGCCGCGGTGCGTGCAGCGCGTACCATCCACCCGAACCTGCCGTTGATCGTCGAGGTGGAAACACTCGACGAGCTGGCGCAGGCCATCGCCGCGGGCGCCGACCGCGCCTTGCTGGACAACTTCACGCCCGCCATGCTGACCGACGCCGTGGCGCTCGCAGCGGGACGTATTCCGCTCGAAGTGTCCGGCAACGTCGAACTCGACACCATCCGCGCCATCGCGGAGACCGGCGTCGACTTCATTTCCAGCGGGGCGCTGACCAAGCACGTGCGCGCCATCGACCTGTCGTTGCGGCTCGACGTGGCCGCGTAG
- a CDS encoding DUF3301 domain-containing protein, with product MSSFTDLFWLFVLAATVACWYRLTRAREVAVRAATALCKRHSLQLLDQSVGLRAIRLQGVDGVRRLERCYAFEVSEDGQSRQPARLWMAGNDVASFSLPLSGSPELETVVATDSVVHSGNVVSLADRRRLH from the coding sequence ATGTCTTCCTTCACCGATCTCTTCTGGCTCTTCGTCCTGGCTGCGACCGTCGCCTGCTGGTACCGGCTGACGCGTGCGCGCGAGGTCGCGGTGCGTGCCGCCACCGCCCTGTGCAAACGCCACAGCCTGCAACTGCTCGACCAGAGCGTCGGCCTGCGCGCTATCCGCCTGCAGGGCGTGGATGGCGTGCGCCGGCTGGAGCGCTGCTACGCGTTCGAAGTGAGCGAGGACGGGCAATCCCGCCAACCTGCACGCCTGTGGATGGCGGGCAACGACGTGGCGAGTTTTTCGTTGCCGCTGTCAGGTTCGCCGGAACTGGAGACCGTGGTCGCCACCGATTCGGTGGTCCACTCGGGCAACGTGGTGTCACTCGCGGATCGGCGACGGCTGCACTAG